From Amphiprion ocellaris isolate individual 3 ecotype Okinawa chromosome 10, ASM2253959v1, whole genome shotgun sequence, one genomic window encodes:
- the LOC111571318 gene encoding zinc finger protein 420-like, with protein sequence MNDMEFSVPLSSLALLVPPLRLMSAVMWEVVRQRNIKHYGKLEEFVSMVTDAVPELMSKREGRLLSLGLRARTTLELLRSEHPEDLKAVETHLNRIRSSCIEETNDPVIEAPEANFMKLVQGLIEDTDGREHFLKNVFPVEYGPDFDTALETLVCEFFTRLEELLPIPDFKQTASWISAAPSVLEEYMQCVSNGDDLKFLLQSKQCHGKLAKSSIAPFQSDDLLIPSLSLPPSLEVAIASHPSACDDENNDVPQIVMFDEELSTNPSTSTDFPESPKRTDITSSPRRRLQSGIHKCPECDKCFKHHSVLIEHQRVHSGLQPYNCSECGRAFRTATLLAGHRLRKCKNAAYLCIKCGNSFPTSLDKFRHHCPKRGRNYDCGHCGKRFPKSSSLKEHLLTHVQSRLFKCSHCGVGFSGIGDLKYHQQVDHDKPYQCKQCGKSFISSKSLTKHQQRHEEVGEMEAAKLMIGGKHRKGGSGHRTSSLSLSSRKTGIKGVYPRGRVTHNCPLCGRSFKYRFEFLEHQRFHTAVKPYKCSQCGKAFRTEAHLSGHRKRKCKNAAHICTKCGCQFRSLHERVRHQCVQLLTKYECSHCGKTFKMAHLLRNHQLSEHQLPYSPNHRFRCRYCDETFPGISELKYHQRVDHEKPYQCQECGKCFLSEKCLANHELRHNDDRPESCMVCGRGFRNRYDLKQHMRTHTGERPYQCTHCSQCFSTAGGLRSHTRVHTGEKPHVCPDCGKAFSQMGAMRTHRLTHTGERPFKCTVCGKGFTMAHKVTVHMRVHTGERPYVCSQCGKAFSDGSVLKQHMLNHSGVRPYHCQICPKTYTCLNHLRRHLKSHTNMN encoded by the exons ATGAACGACATGG AATTCAGCGTCCCCCTGTCTTCTTTGGCTCTCCTGGTCCCTCCACTACGACTGATGTCTGCAGTGATGTGGGAAGTGGTGCGCCAGAGGAACATAAAGCACTATGGGAAACTGGAGGAGTTTGTGTCCATGGTAACGGATGCAGTTCCTGAACTGATGAGTAAAAGAGAAGGGAGACTGCTCTCTCTAGGCCTGAGGGCAAGG ACAACTCTGGAACTGTTGCGTTCTGAACATCCTGAAGATCTCAAGGCTGTTGAGACCCACCTGAACCGAATCCGATCTTCTTGCATCGAGGAG ACAAATGATCCAGTAATTGAAGCACCAGAGGCAAACTTTATGAAGCTGGTTCAAGGCCTCATTGAAGACACTGATGGCAGAGAACACTTTCTCAAG AATGTGTTCCCTGTGGAGTATGGCCCTGACTTTGACACTGCACTTGAGACTCTAGTTTGTGAATTCTTCACAAGACTAGAGGAGCTGCTGCCAATTCCAGACTTTAAACAG ACTGCATCCTGGATCAGTGCTGCCCCCTCTGTCCTAGAGGAGTATATGCAGTGTGTCTCAAATGGAGATGACCTCAAATTCCTTCTCCAGAGCAAACAGTGCCACGGGAAATTGGCAAAGAGCAGCATTG CCCCATTTCAGTCAGATGATCTTCtgattccctctctgtctctccctccatctctggAAGTGGCCATCGCTTCCCACCCAAGTGCTTGTGATGATGAAAATAACGACGTCCCTCAAATTGTCATGTTCGATGAAGAACTGTCCACGAACCCTTCCACTTCAACAGACTTCCCTGAATCGCCCAAAAGGACTGACATCACCTCATCTCCTCGCAGGAGGCTCCAGTCAGGAATCCATAAATGCCCAGAGTGTGATAAATGTTTTAAGCATCACTCTGTCCTCATCGAACACCAGAGAGTCCACAGTGGGCTGCAGCCCTACAACTGCTCAGAGTGTGGGAGGGCTTTCAGAACAGCCACTCTGCTGGCAGGTCACAGGCTGCGGAAATGCaaaaatgctgcatatctgTGTATTAAATGTGGGAACAGTTTTCCAACCTCACTGGACAAATTCAGACACCACTGCCCAAAACGAGGGCGCAACTATGACTGTGGGCACTGCGGAAAGAGGTTTCCAAAGTCTAGCAGCCTGAAGGAACACCTGTTAACTCATGTTCAAAGCCGCCTTTTCAAATGTAGCCATTGCGGAGTCGGTTTCTCAGGAATTGGTGACCTGAAGTATCATCAGCAAGTCGATCATGATAAACCTTATCAGTGTAAGCAATGTGGAAAGAGCTTCATCTCCTCAAAGAGTCTGACCAAACATCAACAACGGCATGAAGAGGTTGGCGAAATGGAAGCCGCAAAATTAATGATTGGAGGTAAACATAGAAAAGGTGGTTCAGGTCATCGGACTTCCTCTTTATCTCTGTCGTCCAGGAAAACGGGCATCAAAGGTGTGTACCCACGAGGAAGAGTCACCCACAACTGTCCGCTGTGTGGAAGGAGCTTCAAGTATCGTTTTGAGTTTCTCGAACACCAGCGATTCCACACGGCAGTGAAGCCTTACAAATGCTCTCAGTGTGGTAAAGCCTTCCGCACAGAGGCACACCTGTCAGGACACAGGAAGAGAAAGTGTAAAAACGCTGCCCACATTTGCACCAAGTGCGGCTGTCAGTTCAGATCTTTGCACGAGCGCGTCAGACACCAGTGTGTGCAGCTGCTGACAAAATACGAGTGTTCTCATTGCGGAAAGACCTTCAAGATGGCTCATCTGCTGAGGAACCATCAGCTGAGCGAACATCAGCTTCCATACAGCCCTAACCATCGCTTCAGGTGCAGATACTGTGACGAGACCTTCCCCGGCATCAGCGAGCTCAAGTACCATCAGAGGGTTGACCACGAGAAACCCTACCAGTGTCAGGAATGTGGCAAgtgtttcctgtctgaaaaaTGTCTGGCCAATCACGAGCTGCGGCACAATGATGACAGACCAGAGAGCTGCATGGTCTGTGGCCGCGGCTTCAGAAACCGATACGATCTGAAGCAGCACATGCGCACTCACACAGGAGAGCGACCTTACCAGTGCACTCACTGCTCACAGTGCTTCTCCACAGCAGGAGGACTCAGGAGTCACACCAGGGTTCACACAGGAGAGAAGCCACATGTTTGCCCAGACTGCGGGAAGGCTTTCTCCCAGATGGGTGCAATGCGAACCCACAGGCTCACCCATACAGGAGAACGGCCGTTCAAGTGCACAGTGTGCGGTAAAGGGTTTACAATGGCACACAAAGTGACAGTTCACATGCGTGTGCATACAGGAGAGCGGCCGTACGTGTGCTCTCAGTGTGGGAAAGCCTTCTCAGATGGAAGTGTGTTGAAGCAGCACATGCTGAACCACTCAGGGGTGAGACCATACCACTGCCAGATCTGTCCCAAGACCTACACCTGTCTGAACCACCTGAGGAGACACCTAAAGAGCCACACGAACATGAACTGA
- the zgc:171422 gene encoding zinc finger protein ZFMSA12A: MERPLRLSSLRLLVPPLRVMSAVMWKVVRQRNVKHYEKVEKFVCLVAEAIPDILTNRQMRLLSLGLRAKMTLQMLSYERSEALQGVKTHLDSLLQTSSKQVHPTNDDLEANFVRLVQRLLEDSKEREHFLKNVFPVEYGPDFDTALETLVCEFFTKLEELLLIPDFKQAAVWISDTPSVLEECIQCATKADDLEVLLRHRVCHGKMSKMDSSAPSPSEQRLFSSLSLLSSLTETGAKEVPSNTQTSDDQRELVMPAALRHGGDSDVQDTRWPSEESDILNSSDGEQKTEGKHTDCIPDVHVVEEYDEGSTATSQTPSTSGESPVTPSAMTGPPRQRVAHKCSQCGKCYIYRYELLEHQRLHTGENPYKCSQCGKAFRRTSDLSSHRRTQCTKAAYICIKCGKSFQCMQDKFRHQCVQIVQKFDCSQCGKSFKKMYLLGKHEQTHSQIRVFTCRQCGEVYPSMSELRTHQKIHPLELSNQCKQCGKFFATVGSLTAHELRHRQQKTQICVRCSKAFKNKHDLNLHMRSHTGERPFQCTYCGKRFSVSGNLNIHIRTHTGEKPYLCSDCGKAFISAGELQIHRRTHTGEKPYKCSVCGRGFTMASKLTLHMRVHTGERPYVCPECGKGFSRGSELKKHTMTHTGVRPYACQLCAKAYTCLNHLKRHLKTHSVVQTETL, from the exons ATGG AGCGTCCTCTGCGCCTGTCATCGCTGAGGCTCCTGGTTCCACCTTTGCGGGTTATGTCGGCCGTGATGTGGAAGGTCGTCCGCCAGAGAAACGTGAAGCATTACGAAAAAGTGGAGAAGTTTGTGTGTTTAGTAGCTGAAGCCATTCCTGACATCTTGACAAACAGGCAGATGAGACTGCTGTCACTGGGCTTAAGAGCAAAG ATGACGTTACAGATGTTGAGTTATGAACGGTCGGAGGCTCTACAAGGTGTTAAAACACACCTGGACAGCCTGCTGCAGACTAGCTCAAAACAG GTTCATCCAACAAATGACGATCTTGAAGCCAACTTTGTCAGGCTCGTTCAAAGACTTCTGGAAGACTCAAAAGAGAGAGAACACTTCCTCAAG AATGTGTTTCCTGTGGAGTACGGGCCAGACTTTGATACAGCACTGGAAACACTGGTTTGTGAGTTCTTCACCAAACTGGAAGAGCTGCTGCTTATCCCAGACTTTAAGCAG GCTGCAGTGTGGATCAGTGATACGCCTTCTGTGCTAGAAGAGTGCATACAGTGTGCAACCAAAGCAGATGACCTGGAAGTATTGCTCAGACACAGGGTGTGTCatggaaaaatgagcaaaatggaTTCCAGTG CACCATCTCCCTCAGAGCAGCGACTTTTCTCATCTTTGTCCCTCCTTTCCTCACTGACTGAGACCGGTGCCAAAGAAGTCCCATCTAACACACAAACGTCTGACGACCAAAGAGAATTGGTGATGCCTGCTGCTCTCCGACATGGTGGAGATTCCGACGTACAGGATACAAGATGGCCATCTGAGGAGTCAGACATCCTCAACAGCAGCGACggagaacagaaaacagaaggaaaacacacCGACTGTATTCCTGATGTTCACGTTGTGGAGGAGTACGATGAAGGAAGTACAGCCACCTCCCAAACACCTTCTACATCTGGGGAGAGTCCTGTAACTCCCAGTGCTATGACTGGACCCCCTCGGCAGAGAGTCGCACATAAATGCAGTCAGTGTGGGAAGTGCTACATTTACCGTTACGAACTCCTGGAGCATCAGCGGCTGCACACCGGAGAAAACCCTTACAAGTGCTCTCAGTGTGGGAAAGCCTTCAGAAGGACCTCCGATCTGTCGTCCCACAGGCGGACACAGTGCACAAAAGCCGCTTACATTTGCATCAAATGTGGGAAAAGCTTTCAGTGTATGCAGGACAAATTTAGACACCAGTGTGTTCAGATTGTCCAAAAGTTTGACTGTTCTCAGTGCGGAAAAAGCTTCAAAAAGATGTACCTGCTGGGGAAGCATGAACAGACCCACAGCCAGATCCGTGTTTTCACATGCAGACAGTGTGGGGAGGTTTACCCCAGTATGAGTGAGCTCAGGACCCATCAgaagattcatcctctggagctgtCCAACCAATGCAAGCAGTGCGGGAAGTTTTTCGCCACCGTGGGATCGTTGACGGCTCACGAGCTTCGCCACAGGCAGCAGAAAACGCAGATTTGCGTACGCTGCAGCAAAGCTTTCAAGAACAAACACGACCTGAACCTTCACATGCGCAGCCACACGGGCGAGAGGCCGTTTCAGTGCACGTACTGCGGGAAACGTTTCTCCGTGTCAGGGAATCTGAACATACACATAAGAACTCATACGGGAGAGAAACCATATTTGTGCTCCGACTGCGGGAAAGCGTTCATCTCAGCTGGCGAGCTGCAGATACATCGAAGGACCCACACGGGGGAGAAACCATACAAATGCTCCGTGTGTGGGAGGGGATTCACCATGGCAAGCAAACTGACACTACACATGCGTGTTCACACCGGGGAACGACCTTACGTGTGCCCTGAGTGTGGGAAAGGCTTTTCACGGGGCAGtgaactgaaaaaacacaccatGACCCACACGGGGGTTCGACCCTACGCCTGTCAGCTGTGTGCAAAGGCTTACACCTGCCTCAACCACCTGaagagacatttaaaaactcacAGTGTGGTCCAAACCGAGACTCTCTGA